The Arthrobacter zhaoxinii sequence CTGTTCCAGCCGTTCTTCACGGTGGTCCCGGTAGGTCAGGACCAGGGAGCTGAGGTCCGGCTGGACCGGGCCGTGGCCGGGAAGGACCGTGGCCGGGCCCAGTTCGGAGAGCCTGTCCAGGGTGTCCAGATAATCGCCGAGGGTTCCGTCCGGGTAATCCAGCACGGTGGTCCCCCGGCCCAGGATGGTGTCCCCCGTGAGAATGGAGCCGTTGGGGCCGTCGTCGGGAAGCCAGAAGCAGACCGAATCCGAGGTGTGGCCCGGTGCTGCCAGCACACGGATGGCCACGCCGGCCGCGGAGATTTCCTCATCGGCCGTCAGGGGCGTCCCCGCCACGCAGTAAGCGGGATCGAACGCCCGCACCGGAGCACCGGTCAGTTCGGCGAACCGCCGGCTGGCCTCCGTATGGTCGGAGTGCCGGTGCGTGATGAGGACCAGCTCCACGGTTCCGGCATCCGCCAGGGCTTTCAGGTGCCCTTCATCCTCGGGCCCCGGGTCCACCACCACCGTGCTTCCGGATCCGGGCGCAGCCACAACGTAGCTGTTGGTCCCGTCCAGCGACATGGGACCCGGGTTCGGCGCGAGCCGTACGCGGGTCAGGTCACTGCTGCGGACCAGTCCGGATTCCGGAAGCATGGGCATGGTCTGCCTAGGCCAGGCGGGTCAGCCAGCCGTGGGTATCCTCCACGGTGCCGGTCTGGATGCCGAGCAGCTGCTCGCGGATGGACATGGTCACTTCGCCGGGCTTGGCGTCGGCCGAACCGATGACCTCGTCCTCTGTCTTCAACTGGCCGATCGGAGTGATGACAGCGGCCGTGCCGCAGGCGAACACCTCGGTAATGTCACCGGAGGCAATGCCGTCGCGCCATTCGTCCAGGGTGATCTTGCGTTCCTGGACATCCATGCCGCGGTCGCGGCCCAGCTGCAGCACCGAGGAGCGGGTGATGCCGTGCAGGATGGTGCCGGACAGTGCGGGGGTGACCAGGCGGCCGTCCTTGAAGACGAAGAAGACATTCATGCCGCCCAGCTCTTCCACGGCGTTGT is a genomic window containing:
- a CDS encoding MBL fold metallo-hydrolase, whose amino-acid sequence is MPMLPESGLVRSSDLTRVRLAPNPGPMSLDGTNSYVVAAPGSGSTVVVDPGPEDEGHLKALADAGTVELVLITHRHSDHTEASRRFAELTGAPVRAFDPAYCVAGTPLTADEEISAAGVAIRVLAAPGHTSDSVCFWLPDDGPNGSILTGDTILGRGTTVLDYPDGTLGDYLDTLDRLSELGPATVLPGHGPVQPDLSSLVLTYRDHREERLEQIRAALAQIGPHAGSAEIADLVYSDVPANVRSAAELSVGAQLAYLRGEG